The sequence TTGTAACAATTACAATAGAAGTTCCTAATTTTCCAGCTCTACCAGTACGTCCAGAACGGTGGTTGTATGTTTCGATTTCATCAGGCAATTGGTAGTTTACAACGTGTGTTACGTTATCAACATCAATACCACGTGCAGCAACGTCAGTAGCAACAAGCATCTGAATTTGTCTTCCACGGAACGATTTCATTACACCATCACGTTGCGCTTGAGATAAATCTCCGTGTAACGCAGCGGCACTATATCCATCTTCAATTAATTTTTCAGCTACAGCTTGTGTATCTCTTTTTGTACGACAGAAAACTACAGAAAAAATATCTGGATTTGCATCTGCTAAACGTTTTAGAGCTTCGTAACGATCACGAGCATTCACTAAGTAAAATTCGTGAGAAACCGTTGCAGAACCTGAGTTCTTAGCGCCAACAGTAATTTCAACCGGTTCGCTCATGAATTGTTTTGCAATTCTAGCAACTTCTTGTGGCATAGTTGCAGAGAACAACCATGTGCTTTTTTCGTCTGGAGTATCTGATAAAATAGAGCAGATATCATCATAAAATCCCATGTTCAACATTTCGTCAGCCTCATCAAGAACACAGTAATCTATGTTTTTAATGTTTACCAAGCCTCTGTTGATCATGTCTTGCATTCTTCCTGGAGTAGCCACAATAATTTGTGCTCCTCTTTTAATTTCTCTCGCTTGCTCTGTAATACTAGCTCCTCCGTAAACTGCTACCACATTAATACCTTTTTCGTATTTTGAGTAGTTTTTAAGTTCGTTAGTAATCTGTAAACAAAGCTCCCTTGTTGGCGATAAAACTAATGCCTGTGTATTTCTGTTGTCAGCATCAATTTTTTGGATTAACGGAAAACCGAAAGCTGCCGTTTTCCCTGTCCCTGTCTGAGCCAACGCAACCATATCCGTGTCTTTTTCCAATAATAGGGGAATCGCCTTTTCCTGTACCTCTGACGGATTTTCAAATCCTAGATCTAAAATCGCCTTCAGTAACGATTCATTTAATCCTAATTGTTCAAATTTGTTCATATGTATTTTTAAAATAGGGTGCAAAATTACTGTTAATTATTCAGATATGCTAATGCTATTTCAAGAATTATGCATTTGTTATGATTTGATTATCAAAAAGTTATGTTTAGTGTGAAATGATTTTTTTTGAAGATTGAAGAATTTTCGGAAAAAACACGTCGTGAAATATAAATTTTAGCTTCTAAAATGTTGTATTTTAAACAATTATTTTATGGAGTTCAGAAAATCAATAAGTTGCTGCGTTGCTTTTCCGCGATGGCCAATTTTATTTTTGATTTCCAAAGGTAATTCGGCAAAAGTTTCATTATAATTTTCGGGCTTGAAAATTGGATCGTAACCAAAGCCTTGATTGCCAGTTTTATGTAGCGTGATTTCTCCTTTTGCAATTCCGGTAAAAAGATGCTGTTCGCCATTTAAGTTCAAAGCAATAACGGTCTTGAACTGTGCGCTGCGGTCTTGTTTGTCTTTTAAAGCGTCTAAAAGCTTGTTCATATTGTCATCGGCGTTTTTTTGTTCACTCGCATATCGCGCTGAATAAACTCCCGGTTCTCCATTTAAGGCGTGAACTTCTAATCCAGTATCATCGGCAAAACAATCGTAACCATATTTTTCGGTTACATAATTGGCTTTCAAAATGGCATTTCCTTCAATTGTATCGGCGGTTTCCGGAATATCTTTAAGACAGCCAATATCTTCTAAACTTAATAATTGTATAGATCCTTTTAAAATGCTTTGGATCTCTTTGATTTTGTTTTTATTGTTTGATGCGAAAACGAGTTTCATAATGGGTATATTTTAAAATGATTTTTTCGATAAAAAAGATGAAAAGTATTCCTGCGGTATAAGCAAGAATGTCCGACCATAAAAAGCCTTGGCCCAAAACATATCTTCCAAAAAGTGTTTTTCTCAGTTCAATAATCCAAGGAGCTTGATAAAGCTGTAAAAATTCAATTCCATAGCAAATTACTAATGAAAGAATAAAGATGTAAGTTGCTTTTTTATTGAAATATACAATTCTAACAAGGAAATAAATCATCACAGCATATAGGAAATCGCCAATCCATAATGGAATCAGTGAAATTTTCCTTGAAAGAATTCCGAGAAGGATAACTGACAAGAATAGAAGGAGATATTGGATTCTGGTTTTGTTCAATTTTATTTTAGATTTTACCCTTAAAGCAAAACTACAATTAATCTTTCATTTTTTAGAACCGGTTATTCTCTTTGTCAAAGTTTCAAACTTTGACAAAGAAGACCTACGAAAGAGTAAAATTGTACATTTTTGGTTAGTAAGAAATACAAAGATTCGGATAGGTTTACTTTATTTTATAAATTTATCGATTCAATAAACTATACCTCAAAAAATAACCACATGAATGCAAAATTTTTTACTCTGGTTGCGGCTTTGTGCTTGCTTGGAAATCAGGGTTATTCTCAAAAAGACAATTCGTTTAATATTAAAAAACAACTTGATTACTGTGCAGAGCAGGCTTCAAAGACATTAAAAGTGATTCCGGATGACGGAACATCTCCAAGAACAGTTCCGAATGGGAGTAAAGAATGGAAATTTGTTGGTTATAAAGATTGGACAAGCGGTTTCTGGCCAGGTGAATTATGGTACTTATACGAAGCAACCGGCGATAAGAAATGGGAAAAAGAAGCCGACAAATTCAGCCGATTTTTAACTCCTTTATCAGTAACCAAAGCGGCGGATCATGATTTGGGTTTCCAGATTTTTAATAGCTTCGGAAATGGATATCGTTTGACCAAAAACAAAGAATACAAAGAAATTATTCTGAAAACGGCCGATACATTGGCAACGCTTTTTAATCCAAAAGTGGGAACGATTCAATCTTGGCCTCATAATAAAATGGGCGGTCATAATACTATTATTGATAATATGATGAATTTGGAGTTGTTGTTTTGGGCTTCAAAAAATGGAGGAAGTAAAAAATTATATGACATTGCTGTAAAACACGCCGAAACTACAATGGCAAATCATTTTAGGCCAGACAATACATCGTATCATGTTATAATTTACGATTATGAAACTGGTAAAAAAATAAAAGGCAGAACTGCGCAAGGATATAGTGATGATAGCATGTGGGCGCGTGGCCAAGCTTGGGCTATTTATGGTTTTACCATGACGTACAGGGAAACTAAAGATCCTAAATTTTTGGATTTTGCTCATAAAGTGACTCGCGTTTACTTGGATAAATTAACAACAGAAGACTTGATTCCATACTGGGATTTTAATGCGCCAGATATTCCAAATGCACCTCGTGATGCATCTGCGGCCGCGATTGTTTCGTCGGCTCTTTTGGAATTGAGTTCTTATACAAAAGATAAGAATCTGAAAAAAGAATATTTGACAAAAGCTAAGAAAAT comes from Flavobacterium sp. KACC 22761 and encodes:
- a CDS encoding DEAD/DEAH box helicase; this translates as MNKFEQLGLNESLLKAILDLGFENPSEVQEKAIPLLLEKDTDMVALAQTGTGKTAAFGFPLIQKIDADNRNTQALVLSPTRELCLQITNELKNYSKYEKGINVVAVYGGASITEQAREIKRGAQIIVATPGRMQDMINRGLVNIKNIDYCVLDEADEMLNMGFYDDICSILSDTPDEKSTWLFSATMPQEVARIAKQFMSEPVEITVGAKNSGSATVSHEFYLVNARDRYEALKRLADANPDIFSVVFCRTKRDTQAVAEKLIEDGYSAAALHGDLSQAQRDGVMKSFRGRQIQMLVATDVAARGIDVDNVTHVVNYQLPDEIETYNHRSGRTGRAGKLGTSIVIVTKSELRKISSIERIIKQKFVEKTIPSGIEICEIQLLHLANKIKDTEVDHEIDNYLPAINNVLEDLSKEELIKKMVSVEFNRFITYYKKNRDISAQSSGERRERGDSEPREFSNNGAVRYFVNIGSRDNFDWMSLKDYLKETLDLGRDDVFKVDVKEGFSFFNTDPEHTDKVMDVLNNTQLEGRRINVEISKNDGGGRRDHNNRGGRRDSGRREGNFAPRREGGSDRGGFRGERNSSSRREGGSDRGGFRGERNSAPREGGFRRNEGGSDRAPRRSESFGDSSRPRRPRRD
- a CDS encoding non-canonical purine NTP diphosphatase, whose translation is MKLVFASNNKNKIKEIQSILKGSIQLLSLEDIGCLKDIPETADTIEGNAILKANYVTEKYGYDCFADDTGLEVHALNGEPGVYSARYASEQKNADDNMNKLLDALKDKQDRSAQFKTVIALNLNGEQHLFTGIAKGEITLHKTGNQGFGYDPIFKPENYNETFAELPLEIKNKIGHRGKATQQLIDFLNSIK
- a CDS encoding DUF2809 domain-containing protein — its product is MNKTRIQYLLLFLSVILLGILSRKISLIPLWIGDFLYAVMIYFLVRIVYFNKKATYIFILSLVICYGIEFLQLYQAPWIIELRKTLFGRYVLGQGFLWSDILAYTAGILFIFFIEKIILKYTHYETRFRIKQ
- a CDS encoding glycoside hydrolase family 88 protein, with translation MNAKFFTLVAALCLLGNQGYSQKDNSFNIKKQLDYCAEQASKTLKVIPDDGTSPRTVPNGSKEWKFVGYKDWTSGFWPGELWYLYEATGDKKWEKEADKFSRFLTPLSVTKAADHDLGFQIFNSFGNGYRLTKNKEYKEIILKTADTLATLFNPKVGTIQSWPHNKMGGHNTIIDNMMNLELLFWASKNGGSKKLYDIAVKHAETTMANHFRPDNTSYHVIIYDYETGKKIKGRTAQGYSDDSMWARGQAWAIYGFTMTYRETKDPKFLDFAHKVTRVYLDKLTTEDLIPYWDFNAPDIPNAPRDASAAAIVSSALLELSSYTKDKNLKKEYLTKAKKMIVSLSNNYQSRDVNSAFLLHATGHKPAGSEIDCSINYADYYYLEALLRLQKIK